From Manihot esculenta cultivar AM560-2 chromosome 18, M.esculenta_v8, whole genome shotgun sequence:
TCATTTCGGtcacgtcatcaatctaatctctgcGACATCAAGAATATGTGCTTATACTTTCCTTCCTCtatttcttttcttccttttcgtCCAAGATATGTATGTAGAAATATTAAAGAGAATAAAAAGATTTTTCTCAcaatctattttttctttctctctctctatatatatataaggaagagaagaagccaACTTTACATTAACCGCTAGTTAATGTTCCTTCATTCGATTTATTTTTGGTGTTAAAACACCAAGTTGACCCATATGGCAGACTCAAATATAAATTCTTTCAAGTACATCAAAAATTCGAActtgatataaataaatatatcatattatATTAGTTATATAAATATCTTTAGACTTGAGAGCATCAAGAGTACCTTAAATATACAAGTATTACACTTTGACTCAAGAATTTATATTTCACCGTGAAAGTATTAAGAAATGAGAGATTGGGTATAGTATATAATACTTAAAGATAATTAAATGATCAATAAATGATTCGTTGTACTCTGAAATAAATATCTTGTTAGAGTGATGTCACTTATGATAATTAAGATTCATGAGAATATAATTAgaatagaaattttaattttttaaagaaatatatgacacaaaaattatatttaatagtgATTGATGTAATATGGTAAAAGGAGTTTATTGCATGGTAATCCTTTTATTATATGGTAAGTGGATATGGAAGGGTTATGATTAAAACACCTTTGACTTTCTTGCATTTTGATAATTATGATGTATGACTAGATGTCTTTCATAGTGAGCatctaatataaataaaatatattattataatttaaagagtttaaattataaattaattattaattaatattatatacaaTCAAAATGTTCTAAAAGTCTCATGAATCACACGTATAGGAATGAGAATCTAaggtaaaataataatttaaatattgataTGAAATATCAATGAGCATATTTAAATCTTGATTTAAAGATGTCATGGCCTAATTAAGAGAGGAAATTAAATGGTTTAGTCCATTaaaccaattttttttttttttgaaatggggattGGAGAATAGAACctgaaacctctcagatttactcagcTGCACTTACTAGACGCTGTTAATGCTAAaccaaatattaattaaaagagTTTAAGAgttgatttttaaattaatacaagTATAATGGaccaaatcaattaattaattaattcaaagaATTAGCTCTATTAAAGAGTTTTATTAAGATTAAAGTAGGAGAAAAGCTTTATTAGGATTAAACAAAGAGAAAATAAGTCAAAGCAATTTATGTGAATTAAGAATAAGTCAAACTAAGCCAAATATTATGgtattcaaaaacataacattaattcttctcatcttttctttctcctctcTTAGCCAAATCCCTCACTAGCATCATGAGAAATTTTTTACCATTTTTATATCTATTTGAGAGTTATTTGACTTCTCATTATCTTAGTGTGAATTACTATCGGAGGTAATTAGTTTGGATTATTGTGATTTGCAATGATCTGGTATCAAAAAAGAATTCAAGAAAATCAACAAacaataatttcaaaaataaaaattttgcatttttaatcgagaattcaaatttttaataattttttgttatgATTGGgacttttatgatttttattttcagctgctattattttatttatatacttATGTGGGCGTGTGGAATgtaacaataataatttattaaatattttatgtaggGTTAGACCTCAACTTTTTAGAATCGACTGTTGAATGTTTATCCTGAGACtttaatatatgtatatatatatatatatatatatatatatatatgagatgTACGTAAAGATAAGCTGTATAGCTGCATATTATAATTGCTAATGAATGACATTCTAGAAAGATTTTGGTGATGTGCATATTATTGTTGCTTATCTGCATTTTGTGTTCAAGTGTCTGTTTCAGATTTTGGGAGAATGGATATAAGCAGCGTGGCTGCTCATTTTGATAGTAGCTATCTCGATGGAAGATTCTAGTCCTTAGTGGTTGCCGAGATCATCTTCTATTTTTCCTTAGGTTTTAGTTTGGATTTTTGTAATGGGTTTGatttaatgtttttagtttGGTTTTTTGAATGTGATCTAAGAGAGTTGATTTGTATTTCTAGGCTGGTTCAGATCTTGTTATATACTCTTACCTTAGTGCTATATTAAATATTGTTCTTAGTgcattggtaaaaaaaaaaaaaaaaacattccaAAAATAATCTAGTAAAAATTCGTTGGGAAatgaattattaatatattactaACGAATTATAATCTATTATTAAAAAGCTCATTGATAAACTTTTACCAACAGTTTTTAAGTTTGTTAGTAATACTAAcaaatttactaattttattattaatggattttaaatttattagtaaattgaaagaaaaataatttattaataaatataaaatttactaatagaattttagttattattattaatgaattctaaatttattagtaaattgaaagaaaaataatttattaataaatataaaatttattgataaatttgatAGTAAATTATTAACCATATGttggtaattaaaattttaaataattttaaaataattatcattttgattaaataataaattttttattaatattttttattaatttaataaaatttaaaattatattaatattattactaaatttttaatttatgtttaatatttattagaaatacttataaagagaaataatagaaaaataaatgagataaaatgataaaaaataaaaaaaataatagaaaaataaaaattataaaaagtaagGAAAAATGAAAGTAGAGTAAAAACGTGATTatagaaattagaaaaaaaggaaaaatgattaaagaagaaaataaatgtagagaaataataaaaaatataaatagaaagaaaataataaaaaaataatatgtgaGAAAAATATAgaggaaatgaaagaaaatgggagaaaatggaagaaaataatagaaaaatggagaaaaataaaaaaataataataaaagatgcacgagaatgaaagaaaaaagattaagaaataaaaaataaaataatagaaaaaaggaTAAAAAATTACGAGATAAGAAAgttaaataaaaagattataaaaaaatatgaaaaaataaaaaaataaaaaaataattaaagaataaaatattatattatatttataaaagtgaattattaattaaatttaataattaattggtaatttattattgaaatttgaaaaaaaaaatttccttccataaatttattaataaattttaaatttactgttaaattttaacatcaattattttatatatttataaattatcaaattttaaaatataaattaataatattaatattattaaagtattttaaattgttgataaattttaatataaaattttttatatcaagaattgataataaatttttaaattcattaataaatttattaaaattattaacaaattaaaatttattaataaaattcgtGGGTAATTCGAAAATTTATTGTGACCCGCTAATATAGTTATGGCCGAGCAAAGCGCGGCTTAACATCCAACATCCTGAGATGCCCGAAGTCTTGAGGAAGTGGACCTGAGATTCGGTTGTTGCACAAATCCAAGTGCATCAAACTAGAGAGATTCGTCAAAGaatgtgggatctcatctgaaATAAGATTATCGGCGACATTCAGCACGGTTAATTTCTGTAATCTCCCTATATCGGCAGGAAGATCACCTGAGAGCCGATTCCCGATCAAATCAAGAATCTGTAGATTCCCGATCAAACCAAGAATATGTAGAAAAGGAAGTGAAATTATGCACCACGGGATCTCCCCAGAGATCCCTTTCCAATTTGCAATTGTAAGACTCGAGAGGCGCACTAGTTTGCTGCACGTTGTTTAGGGAAGGAGAAGTGGGAGGGAGCAAAAGAAGTGGGAAGGAGAAGTTTAGGGAAGAATCAGTCTTCACATTTGAGGCGGCAGTTTCTTTGGAGAAGAGAATAAGATGTTAGCGGGAAGGGGCAGTTAGGGTTTGCTTTtagattattttaatatttttttactaaaaattactctatttcttttttcttgtctctttctaattttgtatttttttacatGGATTCTCATACTATAAATATTAACATAATGGCCGAAAAAGTTACTGAGTTTTCAATGGAAGATAAAGATGAGTCGATTGAGATTGATATAACCCCTGGCGAATCAACAAACGGGAATTGGGATCTGAGATGGACATTGGTTGGAAGGTTTATGGGGGAACGTTTTATACGACTCCATGAAATGAGCCAAATCATGGCTAGCAATTGGAGAACGGGTATGGGAGTGTCCATTTTAGAGATTTCACCCCAgcgttttctttttcaatttgctCATGAGGAGGATATACGTCGGATTGTTGAAGGATTATGTTGTGCTCAAAATTCGCAACGGTGGTGGGATTCAGAATTATAAAAGTGCTCCTGAAATTTGAACGTCTTCCCTGCTGTGATTTGATTGGTCATGGAGAATGATTCTGTCAACGTAACTATGAGGCAGACAATGAGAAAGTATTTGCGTACTCAAAATAGACGTAATAAAAAACTCATGATTGGTGATCGGTGGCTGATTCAGAAACCTCTACTGAAGGGGGCGGTGCCGGGACACATTGGTGCAGCTGGCCAGACTAATAGGGCTAATTTTTAGGAGACAAATAAGGTAACCAGCGATGATGTAGGAGATAATGTCGATAGTGGAATTGTTGGAGAGAAGCTGGGAGTGGTGGGTGATGTGGCATTAAAAAAGACAACTGGTGGTATAAACAAGGAAACAGGGCCATAAATTGGGATTTCTAAAAAGGTAggtgattttttaaattgaactgaatttTAGGAGGATGATTCCGTTGACTATGTGGAGTCAAAGAGGAAAAGGATAGGCCCAGTTACTGAAGCCCAGCATTATGACATTTCTATGGATGAGGGATGTTCTTCTAAAGAAGGGGGCTTTTTAGATATTGGAAGTTCAATGTTTTTAGAAATTTGTTAAGATTGTCGGTATGTGTTGTCAATTTTGCAGAATGTGTGAGTTGAGTTCATTAAGAGGACTGTAAATTTTACGGCTCATCACCTTGTTAGAGTCGCTCAATTCAATTCATGTCTCTATATGTGGGGTTTTATTTCTCCCGATTGTATTATTGCAGCTCTGTGGGGTTTTATTCCTCCCGATTGTATTATCGCAGCTCTTGCTGTTGACTTAaagtaataaatatttcattttctttaaaaaaaaaaattacatggcTGAATGAATGAGAAAAGGTGAGAAAGGggtgttatatttataaatatgaattattaaCGGATTATTAACAGATTTAGTAACAGATTCACAATctattactaaattttaaaaaaaaaattgaaaattttccatTCAAAAATTATCAACGATTTTAAATTCGTTTGTAATTGAAAATAtcagttaaaaaaaatacagaagTCTTACACggatttcattttaaatttactagaatttcattttaaatttactaatagATAATATTCATAGgtaaatttttagttttttttttacttattaatttaatgataaaatttaataataaatttttaaatttattagtaaatttttagacaaattattaatagatttagaatttattagtaatttaaatatttttttttgaaatgaagtaatttaaatatttttttaaatttattgacgATTGAATTCTGATAGTGAATTAGCTATAAATTTACTAACAAATTTTAAGTGTGTTAGTAAATTTCAAcaccaattattttttatatttataaattaataacataATATCAAATTAATAACAGATTTTAAAATTCGTTAGTAATATCAAcggatttaaatttattgatgaatttttgcataaaatgttttatattaaaaattatcaattgattttcaattttattaataaatctattaaaatttaacggATTAAAATTCGTTGgcaaaatttattagtaatccaGCAATTTTTGTAGTGTAAATACCGTCTCGTGGATTTGGATGTTTCATTAAATAGACGAACTCCTTCTTTTGGTAGAATGGCAGTATTAGCGACACTGAATCTGGATGCCAACAAGCTCTCGGGAGTTATACCAGGGAATTTGTTTAATTCAGATATTGGCAATTTAAATCTGAGCAAGAACACATTCGGAGGATATTTACCAAACGTTTTCAGCGTGAGTTTCTACTTTACGattctataataattttttagggCCGATACCGCAATCTATATCAGCGGCACCATATATCGGGCACTTGAATTTGAGTCACAACCACCTGTTCGGAAAATTTCCTGTAGGCGCTCCATTCGATCATCTTGAAGCGTCGTCGTTTGTTTATAATGCCTGCCTTTGCGGAAAACCGCTTAGAGCTCTAGCTAGATAATGCACATCGGCCATGGCCAATCCGGAATTTGGTAATATGTAATTTCAATGACTAAATGTGTGGTTTAGTAATTTAAACTGAAATTCCTTGCTTTATACTCTCCTAACAAAAAAAGCCTAGCCaatatttataagaaaaaaaataatattattttaatagtctTACTTATGTACCACCCCACCATCAGGAGCATATATAGAcaaatataattcaattttaattgttGCATATTCATAATTACAATTGATGAaggatttttttaaatcatagtatttatttataaatatattggtGATTAACTTTTAAGCAGATTTACCTACCACATATATATCACCAGTCAGAAGTTTGATGTATTCTCGGCTCAAATAGGGTTTATTGAATCCCAGCTATAGATGAAATCCAGTTGTATCATGAGGCAGTTGGCGAGAAAAAGAAGGGTCAGGTTTATTGACTAGGGAACCAGGCTTCTGCATATTTTTGGagttcttcacattattctatCTCATTCTCCTCTGCACCTCAAGTGGATGCTGCTGTGAGTGAAGAATAAAATTGATCGGTTTGAGATGGAGAATGGTAGACTAAACTCAGTTGTGGAGCAGCTGCAAGAGTTGCATAGGATGATGGCACATCATGGTACTGGACATCCTCTCAGACATCCGCTCCTATCCCCTACTCCACAATAACACCGTGATGATAATGTCATGTTCGATCCTGATGAGCATGTAGATAGTGATGAATATACAAATGATGAACTGGAGATTTAGTTTGATATGTTCAACGGATGATGCcacttttatttaaatttgtgcAACTTAGTACATAATTTacttatattttattacttacGAAATGTTTGacattttaaaatacttttagttttaattttagtttagtgATTAAGTTgatacttatttttatatataattgattatatttgagTTGAGATCATAAATATTAATGAACAAATATAGTGCTATAAAAATTAgggatataataaaaaaaaataaatgttgcCACGGCTAAAATCCCATAATCACTAACGGATTATCAACGGACTGTTTGTTGGTATCAATAATGGACAAAGTTCACtagtaatgaaaaatatttattattgtaaaaaaataaaatataaataatattattaaattactataatataaatatattactataatataaatatattattataatatattaataattaaaaaaaacttgGCCTGACGTTCGTCACAGTGGCGCCAGGCCAAAACCACAATGTTGGCCAACAACGCtggttgatatatatatatttttaaatctaGCACTTTTGTTAAAAGTGCTAGATCTTGGCGCGCTAGTAAAAATGCGCCAAAAGTAGAGTCTAACTGTCGTGGGTGGTCAAACTCTAAATTAGCAATTTTTTTTCCCTCAATtctaaattgataaattttttctaaCTCCAAATTGGCAAAAGGCCCATGAAAGAGACTATGGAATTCATGGATAAGTTTCAGACTGAACTGGATGAGGTAATGCTTCTAAGTTGGTCTTCGAAAATCGGAAGAAGAATGCCGAGGACTAAGTGATCCTCCTCCATCGCCAAGTCCTCGCTCTACAGGCTCAAGCTGAGGAGGCTCGGGTTGCTTCAACCAAGGTTGCTGAGCTTGAGGTGGAGCTGCAGGAGACGGTGGCCCAAGGTGAGGAGATGTTCGTTCAGGGCAAGGACTCAGTAAGGAAGGAGTTGGTAAAGTAATTTACTTCCGAAGATTTTTCTTGTATAAACAACATCTTtctagaggaggaggaggaagaccatGGTGAAGAGGGGGAGGGACAAGCTAAGAACAACCACATCGACCGCGTCTCTTCAGATAATGTAATAGATGTAGAAAATATTGATATAATTGAGACAAGAGGATGAACCTAAAAACATCCTTCCTCTTatgtaattttttctttattttcactAAGTGTTTATATGTTCCGCAAATATTTTCTTTAGAAGATTGCTCAGGAGGATAACACCCGACCGTGACGCCTGGTTACTGGCTTGACTAGTGGCCATAAAATGAAGAACTTAGtagccttatggccttgattaatgggaccaatgcccaTATGATCTGGCGGAACCTGCCTCGTAACCTGGCCTGGTAGAACCCGTCTCGTGATTTGGCCTAGTGGAATCTGCCTTGGGGTCTTgtatagtgggaccaacgctcggATGGTTTAGCAAAATACGCTTTGTGACCTGGCTTGGTGAaatctgccttgtggccttgtataGTAGGACCAACGCTCGGATGGTCTGATAGAATCCACCTTGTGACTTGACCTAGCAAAATCCACCTTGTGGCCCTgtatagtgggaccaatgcttgGATGGTTTGGTAGAATTCACGTTGTGACCAGGCCTGACGGaatttgccttgtggccttgtataGTAGGACCAACACCATGATGGTCTGGCGAAACCAgccttgtgacttggcctgGTGAAATTCCCCTTGTCGCCTTGTATAACAGGACGAATGCACGGATGGTCTGGCAGAACCTGCCTTGTAACCCCTTCTTATCTCTTTAGTCTTTCTTACTTTTTGGGAAAAGCAATATATCGTTCCTTATTATTGAAGAatataatatatgaaaatacCTCATTATCTTTgttattaaaagaatattattCTATTATAGATAACATGCTTAGGAGGGGAACCACTCGGTTCTTTCAAATGGCTAACTCATGAGATTCTTGGGTGGATGACTCCTGAGGGCGGATGACTTCCAAAATTTCCAAAAGTTTTCTACCCACCCAGTAATGTTTGCAATCTGCTCACTTCCCCTACCCCTCACCAGATCCTTTTGTTATCATATGTATGACTCTTACAGGTTCTCTATTAGGGGTTGTCTTAGGGGTTGTTTCCTCGGGCTCAaatctcttctcttcttttcctttctttgtGAATTTTCGAAGGGTACCATCCCTTATCATCCTTTTGATCTCATCCTTTAGTTGCCGATATTCTTTTGTTGTGTGGCCATGATCTTTATAGAAGCGACAATATTTTGTCCTGTCTCGTTTCTCCGCTTTCTTGGGGTTGAGCTTGGGTGGCCATCTAATTTCTTTATCATTCTTCCTGATCCACATCAGAATACGAGTTTGTGAGTCATTTAACAAAGTGTAATTCTCATACTTATTCTGTTCGTCCCTCTTTCGCGAGATGGAGTAACTCCTGTGATCTCCTTCGTGTCCTTATCTTTTAACCTTTTGACTTTGCTTTTGATTCGCCCTCTTATCTTCTTTTAAGGCCTGAATTTTGTCGTCTAGCTTGATATATTTCTAGGCTTTATCTATTAACTATTGATACGTCACGACTAGATTTTTAATTAAGGAGTCCATAAATTTGACATTgtgggtgtaacagcccggacgtgatccccggcactgttaccgttcacggcctagggctatccctcgcctggcctctttgccacctcgggctttccactggcgtcgtgaacagctcttaacattcattcaccctcacgggttcctggcaggatttgtccccttgggttcttgcatcgaatgcatccttccccaagtggatttggcccaaatttccctttggaaattaggtcgcctcccccactactcgaacccttgacctcccaccttgtgttgacggagagaaaacataaggacgttttaataggtttctgaaaatatagggactgacttgttaataatggcaatacccagggactaaa
This genomic window contains:
- the LOC110606304 gene encoding uncharacterized protein LOC110606304 → MENDSVNETNKVTSDDVGDNVDSGIVGEKLGVEDDSVDYVESKRKRIGPVTEAQHYDISMDEGCSSKEGGFLDIGSSIMSLWGFIPPDCIIAALAVDLKMAVLATLNLDANKLSGVIPGNLFNSDIGNLNLSKNTFGGYLPNVFSAQAEEARVASTKVAELEVELQETVAQGEEMFVQGKDSVRKELVK